The Chryseobacterium scophthalmum genome has a window encoding:
- a CDS encoding DUF4153 domain-containing protein yields the protein MKTHHYIFLSTIAFIVLFYNENVGLNLGILGVLYSVLTLIKTPERNRSKTFFLLFATGISSSIAFAWFADFSSFLALIVSLLLLSFRSKNKRLKILLLIPVFIVNCFTFICRIFSFDDWLPKRNMSGIWQKTLAFVGIPLILISVFFGVYSMGSDHFARLFTDFQLEINVWQLFCISVLGFFIAFNYWNYYVEKMIYKQNHILDNDFQDKHKIQKPTYSFLDLNTERMSGVISFISLNILLLFFIITFNYEQFYETVKTPSQLSEETHERVGAVIVSIVMAILVIMFYFKSNFNFDPKAGLMKNLVKIWIVLNAVLVISAILKNTEYIVNLGFTYKRLGVYAFLILSLIGLTLTFVKVQTQKTNAFLFNSMSWCFYGMVLVCSFINWGGIITSQNMKRSDFVVDYHINSINFNEKYLLKYAEEKKDVDLKKKVLEKIKLGISRTFLSKILYYETIQK from the coding sequence ATGAAAACACATCACTATATATTTCTTAGCACCATTGCATTTATTGTTTTGTTTTATAACGAAAATGTAGGTCTTAATCTTGGTATTTTAGGCGTTTTGTACTCAGTTTTAACGCTTATTAAAACCCCGGAAAGAAACCGCAGCAAAACTTTCTTTCTGCTTTTTGCGACAGGAATTTCGTCGAGCATTGCTTTTGCATGGTTTGCAGATTTTAGCTCGTTTCTGGCATTAATCGTTTCACTTTTGCTGCTTTCTTTCCGGTCAAAAAACAAACGTCTGAAAATCTTGTTGCTGATTCCTGTTTTTATAGTCAATTGCTTTACATTTATATGCCGAATTTTCAGTTTTGACGATTGGCTTCCGAAAAGAAATATGTCTGGAATTTGGCAAAAAACGTTGGCTTTTGTAGGAATTCCTCTAATTTTGATTTCAGTTTTTTTTGGAGTCTATTCCATGGGAAGTGATCATTTTGCCAGGCTTTTTACTGATTTTCAACTTGAAATTAATGTTTGGCAATTGTTCTGTATTTCTGTTTTAGGATTTTTTATTGCCTTTAATTATTGGAATTATTATGTAGAAAAAATGATTTATAAACAAAACCATATTCTAGATAATGATTTTCAGGATAAGCATAAAATTCAGAAGCCCACTTATTCTTTTCTAGACCTGAACACCGAAAGAATGAGCGGTGTGATTTCTTTCATTTCATTAAATATTTTGCTGCTGTTTTTTATAATTACATTTAATTATGAGCAGTTTTACGAAACCGTAAAAACACCGAGCCAGCTTTCTGAAGAAACGCACGAAAGAGTAGGCGCGGTAATCGTGTCTATTGTAATGGCAATTTTGGTGATTATGTTTTATTTTAAGTCAAATTTCAACTTTGATCCGAAGGCTGGTTTAATGAAAAATTTAGTAAAAATCTGGATTGTTTTGAATGCAGTTCTGGTAATTTCGGCAATATTAAAAAATACAGAATATATTGTTAATTTAGGCTTTACTTACAAGCGATTGGGCGTTTACGCTTTCCTAATATTATCTTTGATAGGATTGACGTTGACTTTTGTGAAAGTTCAGACTCAAAAAACAAACGCATTTCTTTTCAACTCGATGAGCTGGTGTTTTTATGGAATGGTTTTAGTATGCAGTTTTATCAATTGGGGCGGAATCATAACTTCTCAAAATATGAAACGTTCCGATTTTGTGGTCGATTATCATATCAACTCAATAAATTTTAATGAAAAATATCTTTTAAAATATGCTGAGGAGAAAAAAGATGTTGACCTTAAAAAAAAGGTTTTAGAAAAAATTAAGTTAGGTATTTCGCGAACGTTTTTATCTAAAATCCTTTATTATGAAACCATTCAAAAATAA
- a CDS encoding Coq4 family protein — protein sequence MKKLRVQFLLFVYDKTQKLYRKYFKKKKRQWQFNEKQLLEFHKDSLGRKLGEFYKKHGFTMIPKMENHDVHHLLTGCGTNFEDEIAMQFLLLGNGKLNAHLLAAVVLGSIILPEYHKMYRNAYQKGRSMRAFHHIDFESLLWQNFENIQDFFKQKETPVFY from the coding sequence ATGAAAAAATTACGTGTACAATTCCTCCTTTTCGTTTACGACAAAACACAAAAACTCTACAGAAAATATTTCAAAAAGAAAAAAAGACAATGGCAGTTTAATGAAAAACAATTGCTGGAATTTCATAAAGATTCTTTAGGCAGAAAACTCGGTGAATTTTATAAAAAGCATGGTTTTACAATGATTCCTAAAATGGAAAACCACGACGTACATCATTTATTAACAGGTTGCGGAACCAATTTCGAAGACGAAATCGCCATGCAGTTTTTGCTTCTTGGAAACGGAAAGCTCAATGCTCATCTTTTGGCAGCAGTTGTTTTAGGAAGCATTATCCTTCCGGAATATCATAAAATGTATCGCAATGCTTACCAAAAAGGAAGAAGTATGAGAGCATTTCACCACATCGATTTTGAATCTTTATTGTGGCAGAATTTTGAAAATATTCAGGATTTTTTCAAGCAAAAAGAAACTCCTGTTTTCTATTAA
- a CDS encoding metallophosphoesterase: MIESFEKAQDFNPDFVVYTGDYVNHGTEEDHKNLEKVMAKAVYGKLGTFGILGNHDYGKNWKDLGSSEEIYRILENNGVTMLKNEQTESHGLNIIGFDDLWSPNFDPMKVMKDYNPEKANLVLCHNPDVCDKDVWNGYQGWILSGHTHGGQCRIPGVITPILPVENRKYVSGEIDLKDGRMLYINRALGHSYQVRFMVRPEITVFKLERDEEV, from the coding sequence TTGATTGAATCTTTCGAAAAAGCGCAAGATTTCAATCCTGATTTTGTGGTGTACACCGGAGATTATGTGAATCATGGTACGGAAGAAGATCATAAAAATTTAGAAAAAGTAATGGCAAAAGCGGTTTATGGAAAACTGGGGACTTTCGGAATTCTTGGAAATCACGATTACGGAAAAAACTGGAAAGATTTGGGTTCTTCAGAAGAGATTTATCGAATTTTAGAAAACAATGGGGTTACCATGCTTAAAAATGAGCAAACAGAATCTCATGGTTTAAATATTATCGGTTTTGATGATTTGTGGTCGCCCAATTTTGATCCGATGAAAGTGATGAAAGATTATAATCCTGAAAAAGCAAATCTTGTACTTTGTCATAATCCCGATGTTTGCGACAAAGATGTCTGGAACGGTTATCAAGGCTGGATTTTAAGTGGTCATACTCACGGTGGACAATGTAGAATTCCGGGAGTGATTACGCCAATTCTTCCGGTGGAAAACAGAAAATATGTTTCCGGAGAAATTGATTTAAAAGACGGAAGAATGTTGTACATCAACCGGGCTTTAGGACATTCTTATCAGGTAAGATTTATGGTGCGTCCGGAAATAACGGTTTTTAAGCTTGAACGTGATGAAGAAGTTTAA
- a CDS encoding winged helix-turn-helix domain-containing protein, producing the protein MINISQLNKEFESRVRLGIMSVLMVNDWVDFSEMKNLLEITDGNMASHSNALEKANYIEVKKEFVGKKPKTSYRVTQSGRIAFTEHLDALEKLIGR; encoded by the coding sequence ATGATTAACATCAGTCAACTCAACAAAGAATTCGAAAGCCGTGTAAGATTGGGCATTATGTCCGTTCTTATGGTTAACGATTGGGTTGATTTTTCTGAAATGAAAAACCTTCTTGAAATTACAGACGGAAATATGGCAAGTCACAGCAATGCATTAGAAAAAGCCAATTATATTGAGGTGAAAAAAGAATTTGTAGGTAAAAAACCTAAAACTTCATACCGTGTAACGCAATCAGGAAGAATTGCATTTACCGAACATCTTGATGCATTAGAAAAATTAATAGGCAGATAA
- a CDS encoding four helix bundle protein: MGNIISFRDLIVWQKSHEFVLEIYRISSAFPKEETYALTSQLRRAAVSIPANIAEGFTKKTLPNKLNYISHSEGSLQEVKYYLILAKDLNYINNITFESAINSCEEIGKLLNGYIKTIRNYHQNK, translated from the coding sequence ATGGGAAACATTATTTCATTTAGGGATTTGATTGTTTGGCAAAAGTCACATGAATTTGTTTTGGAGATTTATAGAATAAGTTCAGCATTTCCAAAAGAGGAAACTTATGCTTTGACAAGCCAATTAAGACGAGCGGCTGTTTCAATTCCAGCTAATATTGCAGAAGGATTTACTAAGAAAACCTTACCAAATAAACTAAATTATATTTCTCATTCTGAAGGATCATTACAAGAGGTAAAGTATTATTTAATCTTAGCAAAAGACCTTAATTATATAAATAACATAACATTTGAAAGCGCTATTAATTCATGTGAAGAAATTGGAAAGTTATTGAATGGATACATCAAAACTATAAGAAATTATCACCAAAATAAATAA